A single window of Anaerocolumna chitinilytica DNA harbors:
- a CDS encoding RNA polymerase sigma factor, translating to MSIDIQEEYDKIHRYCYYKLGNTTLAEDLTQETFLKYFSQNSYIEHGKKLAYLYTIARNLCIDTFRKPQPEVLNDDIPDTDVFERLELNITLWHALKTLPIQEQEILLFRYVNELSVGETATIMGISRFAVYRKANSALAALKELLKEDFYE from the coding sequence GTGTCGATCGATATTCAAGAAGAGTACGACAAAATTCATCGCTATTGCTATTATAAGCTCGGTAATACTACTTTGGCTGAGGATCTGACCCAGGAAACCTTTCTTAAATATTTTTCTCAGAATTCCTACATAGAACATGGAAAGAAATTGGCTTATCTGTATACCATAGCAAGAAACCTTTGCATAGATACTTTTCGTAAACCACAACCGGAAGTTCTTAATGATGACATCCCGGATACGGATGTATTTGAACGACTGGAGCTTAATATTACCCTCTGGCATGCTCTCAAAACATTGCCTATCCAAGAGCAGGAAATATTACTTTTTCGTTATGTTAATGAGCTTTCTGTCGGCGAAACTGCCACTATCATGGGAATATCCCGTTTCGCGGTATACAGAAAGGCGAATTCAGCCCTGGCTGCATTGAAAGAATTACTAAAGGAGGATTTTTATGAATAA
- a CDS encoding ABC transporter ATP-binding protein → MELILDRVTRNYGNKIACDHISLTFKEGVYGLLGANGAGKTTLMRMMCGVLLPTSGTIQFNGIDVNLENYRDALGYLPQDFGYYPEFTAQDFMLYIAALKGLPKYRAKEKTRELFELVSLEREAKKKIKTFSGGMKQRLGIAQALLNDPKILILDEPTAGLDPKERVRFRNMISRLGKDRIVLLSTHIVSDVEYIADTILMMKDGQLIHQGTLEEIIQTINNKVWDCTVFQSEADMLCDKYQVINQRQEGDKLLLRLISEGQPCNAAVNTTATLEDLYLYYFSEESER, encoded by the coding sequence ATGGAACTTATTCTTGACCGAGTAACAAGAAATTATGGTAATAAAATAGCCTGTGACCATATATCACTGACGTTTAAGGAAGGAGTATACGGTCTTCTGGGAGCAAATGGTGCGGGAAAAACTACTTTAATGCGTATGATGTGTGGTGTACTTCTCCCTACATCAGGTACAATTCAGTTTAATGGGATAGATGTCAATCTTGAGAATTACCGGGATGCATTGGGATACCTGCCGCAGGATTTTGGCTATTATCCGGAGTTTACTGCCCAGGACTTCATGCTTTATATTGCTGCTTTGAAAGGCTTACCAAAGTATCGAGCAAAGGAAAAAACAAGAGAACTCTTTGAACTGGTATCACTGGAGAGAGAGGCCAAAAAGAAGATTAAAACCTTCTCCGGCGGTATGAAACAGAGGCTTGGCATTGCCCAAGCATTGTTAAATGACCCTAAGATATTAATACTGGACGAACCCACAGCCGGCCTCGACCCGAAAGAGAGGGTGCGCTTTCGGAATATGATTTCTCGCCTTGGCAAAGATCGTATCGTGCTGCTTTCCACTCATATTGTATCGGATGTGGAGTATATTGCTGATACAATTTTAATGATGAAAGACGGGCAGTTGATTCATCAAGGTACCTTGGAAGAAATCATTCAGACAATTAATAATAAAGTTTGGGATTGTACGGTTTTTCAGAGTGAGGCAGATATGCTATGTGATAAATATCAGGTCATTAATCAGAGGCAGGAAGGGGATAAGTTACTTCTGCGCTTGATTTCAGAGGGGCAGCCCTGTAATGCGGCAGTGAATACTACAGCGACACTGGAGGATCTTTATTTGTATTATTTTAGTGAGGAGAGTGAAAGATGA
- a CDS encoding ABC transporter permease: MSGLWSLICFEYKKILKKRSVRITLLAAVLISFISVPGTLFGSTYIDGKPYESNYDAMLKDRNYARAFNGEKINSELILKAVKGYSKISESDKYQEKGDYQQFARPYSAIYGIIRTVFNMESRRFNMEDFQQLTSKEAEQFYNMRREKLVQIVETTVMSKKSKEQVLELDTRINTPLSFSYTDGYTRFFVILYSIGLTAALAMAICIAPLFSGEYTSGTDQLILSSRYGKNKLIKAKLLTGFSLSALICLILIFLAYLLSMLIFGADGRGAPLQLYVILSPYPITMGQAAGFLALCTLFSCLMTAALTMLLSAKLKTPFGVIILISLLLIVPMFINVPETSVILYKLSSLLPINMMAFGTVLDGIQFELFGLIIKPYVFMPLFALVISSLVIPFTFHSFKSHQIE, translated from the coding sequence ATGAGTGGGTTATGGAGTCTGATATGTTTTGAATACAAGAAGATTTTAAAGAAGAGAAGTGTCCGTATAACATTACTCGCAGCAGTTCTCATATCTTTCATCAGTGTTCCCGGTACATTATTTGGCAGCACTTATATTGATGGCAAGCCTTATGAATCCAATTATGACGCAATGCTTAAAGACAGGAATTATGCACGTGCTTTTAACGGAGAAAAAATTAACAGTGAGCTGATATTAAAAGCAGTAAAGGGCTACTCTAAGATCTCAGAATCGGATAAGTATCAGGAAAAGGGAGATTATCAGCAATTTGCAAGGCCTTATAGTGCAATCTATGGGATAATACGTACGGTCTTTAATATGGAATCTCGTCGGTTTAATATGGAGGACTTTCAGCAGTTAACGAGCAAAGAGGCAGAGCAGTTCTATAATATGAGACGGGAGAAGCTGGTTCAGATAGTGGAGACAACCGTTATGAGTAAGAAGTCAAAGGAGCAGGTACTGGAGCTGGACACCCGGATAAATACTCCTCTATCATTTTCCTATACCGATGGATATACAAGATTCTTTGTTATTCTATATTCCATTGGTCTAACAGCAGCCTTAGCCATGGCAATTTGTATCGCTCCGCTGTTTTCCGGAGAGTATACCTCCGGTACGGATCAGCTCATTCTCTCTTCTAGGTATGGAAAGAATAAGTTGATTAAAGCAAAGCTGTTAACCGGCTTTTCACTGTCTGCTCTTATTTGTCTGATATTGATTTTTCTAGCATACCTATTGTCAATGCTGATCTTTGGAGCAGACGGAAGAGGAGCGCCGCTGCAGCTCTACGTCATCCTTTCTCCTTATCCGATAACCATGGGGCAGGCAGCTGGCTTTTTGGCATTATGTACGCTTTTCTCCTGTCTTATGACAGCCGCCTTAACCATGCTGTTGTCTGCAAAATTAAAAACACCTTTCGGTGTGATTATACTAATTAGTTTACTGCTGATTGTTCCTATGTTTATAAATGTTCCAGAGACAAGTGTTATTCTATATAAGCTGTCCTCTCTCTTACCGATTAATATGATGGCCTTTGGGACGGTTTTGGACGGAATTCAGTTTGAGTTATTCGGATTGATAATTAAACCATATGTGTTTATGCCTTTGTTTGCATTAGTAATTAGCTCATTAGTAATACCCTTTACATTTCATTCATTTAAAAGCCATCAGATTGAATAA
- a CDS encoding carbohydrate ABC transporter permease yields the protein MELSTRKTKSLRKNETFAGYMFLLPCLFFLLFMAILPVFLTVIISLTNWGSVATDLSKVSFVGFENYLDLFKDETFYTALKNNILLLVYTIPIQLLLSFVLAVMINKFCYFKNFFKSIYFLPYISSTVAVATIWMVVLQPSYGPVTEMLKAIGIENTPKWLSDLHWALPSLSGMVVWQNLGYDIIIILAALQTVPFELYESADMDGANWFVKIRKITLPMITPTIFFLIIYETMETFRIFDQISVLTDGGPGDATQVLVYYLYKQAFRNSHINYGAAITVVLFIIVFIITLVQWLGRKKWVHE from the coding sequence ATGGAGTTATCTACTAGAAAGACAAAATCTCTGCGTAAAAATGAAACCTTTGCCGGGTATATGTTTTTATTACCATGCTTGTTTTTTCTGCTGTTCATGGCGATATTACCGGTTTTCTTAACTGTGATTATCAGTCTTACCAATTGGGGTTCGGTGGCTACCGATCTTTCGAAGGTATCTTTTGTGGGTTTTGAAAATTACTTGGATTTATTCAAGGATGAGACCTTCTATACCGCTTTAAAAAATAATATCCTGCTGCTTGTTTACACTATACCCATACAGTTGCTGTTAAGTTTTGTATTAGCAGTAATGATAAACAAGTTTTGCTATTTTAAGAACTTTTTTAAGTCAATTTATTTCCTGCCCTATATCTCAAGTACCGTAGCGGTTGCAACTATATGGATGGTTGTTTTACAGCCCTCATATGGTCCGGTTACAGAAATGCTGAAAGCAATCGGAATAGAAAATACTCCCAAATGGCTGTCTGACTTACACTGGGCGCTGCCAAGCTTATCCGGTATGGTTGTATGGCAGAACCTTGGTTATGATATCATCATCATTTTAGCCGCCCTGCAGACTGTTCCCTTTGAACTGTATGAATCTGCCGATATGGATGGAGCCAATTGGTTTGTAAAGATCCGAAAAATCACGCTTCCCATGATAACACCTACAATATTTTTCCTTATCATCTATGAGACAATGGAAACCTTTAGAATCTTTGACCAGATCAGTGTTTTGACGGACGGCGGCCCGGGGGACGCAACCCAGGTGCTTGTTTATTATCTTTACAAACAGGCATTTAGAAACAGCCATATAAACTATGGAGCAGCGATTACGGTTGTACTTTTCATTATTGTTTTTATCATTACGTTGGTTCAATGGTTAGGCAGAAAAAAATGGGTACATGAATAG
- a CDS encoding carbohydrate ABC transporter permease, giving the protein MNRLHLHKKIKVGKIAVTLLLFTLGFVMILPFIWMLSTSMKYEVDVFTFPIQWIPTKLRVIENYKEVWFGDAPFALYYFNSIKVTVITTFFSLLISSMAAFAFSKLNFPGRDKIFVLIIATMIIPDQVTLIPRFLYFKWLHLFDTHFCLIISMLFSQSSIFFITQFMKSLPGELSDSAKVDGAGTLRTFLSIILPLAKPAIATMAIVKFIWSWNDYQNVLIFITNAKLFTIQIGVRMFTDRYGSFYSLIMAASVSAIIPLFIVFALGQKYIIEGLTAGSVKG; this is encoded by the coding sequence ATGAATAGGTTACACTTACATAAAAAAATTAAAGTAGGGAAGATTGCAGTTACGCTCCTATTATTTACTTTAGGCTTTGTGATGATTCTGCCCTTTATTTGGATGTTATCTACATCTATGAAATATGAGGTGGATGTATTTACCTTTCCAATACAGTGGATTCCTACAAAGCTTAGAGTTATTGAGAATTATAAAGAAGTTTGGTTTGGAGATGCACCTTTTGCCCTGTATTATTTTAATTCCATTAAGGTTACAGTTATAACAACTTTCTTTTCACTATTAATATCAAGTATGGCAGCATTTGCTTTCTCTAAGCTCAACTTTCCGGGCAGAGATAAAATATTTGTTTTGATTATAGCAACAATGATAATTCCTGACCAGGTTACACTTATTCCAAGGTTTTTATACTTTAAATGGCTTCATTTGTTTGATACGCATTTCTGTTTGATTATTAGTATGCTGTTTAGTCAATCCAGTATATTTTTTATCACACAGTTTATGAAGTCATTACCGGGAGAACTAAGTGATTCAGCTAAAGTTGACGGTGCCGGAACCCTAAGAACCTTCTTAAGCATTATATTACCGTTGGCTAAACCGGCTATTGCAACCATGGCTATTGTTAAGTTTATCTGGTCCTGGAATGATTATCAGAATGTATTGATTTTTATAACAAATGCTAAGTTGTTTACAATACAAATTGGTGTACGAATGTTTACTGATAGATACGGATCTTTTTATTCACTCATTATGGCAGCATCGGTATCGGCAATTATTCCTCTGTTTATAGTATTTGCACTTGGTCAGAAATACATCATCGAGGGTCTGACTGCCGGAAGTGTTAAGGGCTAA
- a CDS encoding ABC transporter substrate-binding protein produces the protein MKRYARLLSTVITAILFMSAVLSGCSAKNGDSSKTSSDGTNAKTVTLKFYTPTDEATNKQLKWPEFIEKFEKDNPGIKVDMAPLVANVNNDEYKKKVDIMIAAGEQIDLVKSSALYELTEWIDNGVIEPLDDYAKKEGVNLSDEYKGVTPYKGKIYAIPEEITPWLVFINKDMLDAAGLPVPPRDWTWEDYREYAKKLTKGDGANKIYGSFMNDWSNFFSVGTQSEIMDDPFFTADNKLNFENPVFRDGLQYRYDLENVDKSQVPYVDMASEKLLYRTQFFSGKVAMVCMGSWMVSDIQLTDKYPHTFKTTFATYPRWSKDSKPNTSQLDGAGFGWSINAKSPNKEAAYKFLTALTSEGLEIGHKKWTPWKKANEDEVIKGIIGTDDSLYDLEALKSVIYDPERVDNVVTRSGPGESEVIDAFTAEAEKYFVGGQSLDDTMKNTIDKANAIVEKAEK, from the coding sequence ATGAAAAGATATGCAAGACTTTTATCAACTGTTATCACTGCAATATTGTTCATGTCGGCAGTACTTTCCGGCTGTAGTGCTAAGAATGGTGATTCCTCCAAGACTTCCTCGGATGGAACAAACGCAAAAACAGTTACTCTTAAGTTCTATACTCCTACCGATGAGGCTACCAATAAACAGCTTAAATGGCCGGAATTTATTGAGAAGTTTGAAAAAGATAATCCCGGTATTAAGGTTGATATGGCCCCTTTGGTTGCAAATGTAAATAATGATGAGTATAAGAAAAAAGTAGATATTATGATTGCAGCCGGTGAACAGATTGATTTGGTGAAGTCTTCTGCTTTGTATGAATTAACGGAATGGATTGATAATGGTGTAATCGAACCTCTTGATGACTATGCGAAGAAAGAGGGAGTGAATTTATCGGATGAATACAAAGGTGTTACCCCTTACAAAGGTAAGATCTATGCAATACCGGAAGAAATAACACCCTGGCTGGTATTTATAAACAAGGATATGCTTGATGCGGCAGGTCTTCCTGTTCCTCCAAGAGACTGGACCTGGGAGGACTACAGGGAATATGCGAAAAAGCTGACAAAAGGTGATGGTGCGAATAAGATATATGGTTCCTTTATGAATGACTGGTCCAATTTCTTCTCTGTCGGCACCCAGAGCGAAATCATGGATGATCCTTTCTTTACGGCAGATAACAAGCTGAATTTTGAAAACCCCGTCTTCAGAGACGGCTTACAATACCGTTATGATTTGGAAAATGTGGATAAGAGTCAGGTTCCCTATGTGGATATGGCCTCTGAGAAACTTTTATACAGAACACAATTCTTCAGCGGAAAAGTAGCTATGGTATGTATGGGCTCCTGGATGGTTTCTGATATTCAGCTTACTGATAAATATCCCCATACCTTTAAAACAACCTTTGCTACCTATCCAAGATGGAGTAAGGACAGCAAACCGAATACATCCCAGCTAGACGGAGCCGGATTCGGCTGGTCGATTAATGCGAAGTCTCCCAATAAGGAAGCTGCCTACAAATTCTTAACTGCATTAACCTCGGAAGGCTTGGAAATAGGGCACAAAAAGTGGACACCATGGAAAAAAGCCAATGAGGATGAAGTTATAAAAGGGATTATTGGCACGGATGACAGTTTATACGACTTAGAGGCACTTAAGAGTGTTATATATGATCCGGAAAGGGTTGACAATGTTGTAACAAGATCCGGACCTGGAGAAAGTGAAGTTATCGATGCATTTACTGCTGAAGCGGAAAAGTATTTTGTAGGCGGGCAGTCATTGGATGACACTATGAAAAACACAATTGATAAGGCAAATGCCATTGTTGAAAAGGCAGAGAAATAG
- a CDS encoding sensor histidine kinase codes for MKTIIGKFRNLSIKRKLIISFSVIVVFPLITSLLLSNNLVTNFMLGEIASLNENSINDSSKVLNRTLDDIAFTLLNISNNSRVREILSDDDKKDQFSKLQRYINQKKFDNILENIPISLMTYNTCITILGEKHFDYGNWEEFSRYTGEMKKSTWYKEMKKSKDMRIRWIGVKPGVEDIGNYFLEAAMPIKESSSSLTRVGVVHIRINESDIYKALNTDNETNEIYLLQHDGEILSCKNKVEISKNINYRLNVSKIVKNLGKSYIDVDNNGRKMVVNTVSIDKGNWILVSLISYEKLVAPLTYIRNILLFINLIFMISFLIVALFISNIISKPIIHLRKSMLKVENGDFNGKVEVESEDEIGKLSRNFNNMLDKVSELLILTKEQERLKRDAEFEALQAQINPHFLFNTLSSIRWAAAAYGDKKVEDMVHALSILLRASISNGQEMVSLESEINILKNYLDLVQMKQGTTIIFECNIDEGIMNYRIPHLLLQPIVENSIIHGFEDLNEPGVISITAVVSEDLLTLELTDNGKGLGGDTLESILNRESQIPDDKKYYKSVGLKNIHNRIKLIYGQNYGIDIGSGKMSGTKVTLYLPFQKGGTHIADSNAG; via the coding sequence ATGAAAACGATAATCGGGAAATTCCGAAATTTAAGTATTAAAAGAAAGTTAATAATATCCTTCTCAGTTATTGTGGTATTCCCATTAATAACTTCGCTTTTGTTGTCTAATAATCTTGTTACAAATTTTATGTTGGGGGAAATAGCCAGCTTAAATGAAAATTCAATCAATGATTCTTCCAAAGTATTAAACAGAACACTTGATGATATTGCCTTTACCTTATTAAACATCTCAAATAATAGCCGTGTAAGAGAAATCCTTAGTGATGATGATAAAAAAGACCAGTTCAGCAAGCTTCAGAGATATATAAATCAAAAGAAATTTGATAATATACTTGAAAACATACCAATCTCCTTAATGACCTATAATACCTGCATCACGATATTAGGTGAGAAGCATTTTGATTATGGGAACTGGGAAGAATTCTCACGATATACAGGTGAGATGAAGAAAAGCACCTGGTATAAAGAAATGAAAAAATCGAAAGATATGAGAATACGCTGGATTGGAGTCAAGCCTGGTGTTGAAGATATCGGTAATTACTTTTTAGAAGCAGCAATGCCAATAAAAGAAAGCAGCAGCAGCCTGACAAGAGTAGGGGTTGTACATATACGAATCAATGAAAGTGATATTTATAAGGCTTTAAATACAGATAACGAAACAAACGAAATCTATCTTTTACAACATGATGGTGAAATCTTATCCTGCAAAAACAAAGTGGAAATTTCTAAAAACATAAATTACAGGTTAAATGTCTCAAAGATCGTAAAAAACCTGGGAAAGTCTTATATTGATGTAGACAATAACGGAAGGAAGATGGTAGTTAATACAGTATCTATTGACAAAGGTAACTGGATCCTGGTGTCCCTTATATCTTACGAGAAGCTGGTAGCACCATTAACCTATATTAGAAATATTCTTTTATTTATCAATTTGATTTTTATGATCTCTTTCTTAATTGTAGCCTTATTTATTTCCAATATCATAAGTAAGCCAATCATTCATCTGCGAAAGAGTATGCTGAAAGTGGAAAACGGCGATTTTAACGGAAAAGTAGAAGTTGAGAGTGAAGATGAGATTGGTAAGCTGAGCCGGAACTTTAATAATATGTTAGATAAGGTCAGCGAACTTCTGATACTTACCAAAGAGCAGGAAAGATTAAAGAGAGATGCTGAATTTGAAGCATTGCAAGCCCAGATTAATCCACATTTTCTTTTTAACACCTTAAGTTCTATCAGATGGGCGGCAGCTGCTTATGGTGATAAAAAGGTCGAGGATATGGTGCATGCATTATCGATATTACTCAGAGCCAGTATTTCTAATGGTCAGGAAATGGTTTCACTTGAAAGTGAAATTAATATCTTAAAGAATTATCTGGATTTAGTTCAGATGAAACAGGGTACCACTATAATTTTTGAATGCAATATAGATGAAGGAATTATGAACTACAGGATACCTCACCTTCTGCTGCAGCCAATTGTGGAGAATTCGATTATCCATGGGTTTGAGGATCTAAATGAGCCTGGTGTTATCAGTATAACGGCTGTGGTGTCGGAAGACTTACTGACACTTGAGCTGACGGATAATGGGAAAGGGCTGGGAGGCGATACTTTAGAGAGCATTTTAAATCGAGAGTCTCAAATACCGGATGATAAAAAGTATTACAAAAGTGTTGGTCTTAAAAACATACACAACAGGATTAAGCTTATATATGGGCAGAACTATGGAATAGATATCGGGAGCGGAAAAATGAGCGGGACAAAAGTCACCTTATATCTGCCATTCCAGAAGGGGGGGACACACATTGCTGACAGTAATGCTGGTTGA
- a CDS encoding response regulator transcription factor, with amino-acid sequence MLTVMLVDDEVNVIEGLKVSVEWEKHGFRIIGTAYNGEEGFTKAMEYKPDLIITDITMNKMNGIELAERIREKQPEVSIIFLTCHKDFNFARKAVNLNIDEYLIKDTMTREEIYAALAKIKVGIEERQKKKKAKELTIELNRNRCQLSEILINELLKKELVDIHSFERRLNIYNYNLSKQKYILSLLTIDRYIDLLKSNTFNKEEELIQFAVINVVEEILKKYDIGEVFPKSENSYVIIFNYNPNLKISMDEKIAVVLKEIQSCVKEVLKTTCTAYIGRQLGSMHELKSAYEDILSLKNNRFYMQDGLVLYYSKSEAKFSNIDFHYVNDLLKEFDHHLDNRNLELLTHLEYLFFEKVKKENIFAVDVKLVIERFVNSLKKYLQKNVFMYQPVLPDSYLNQLSYMDSVHELNETFHNFLKSVLEILNKNAAFTCTPEMKKIIHYVTENLQEEISLDTVAAYVNMNSSYFSRYFKSKTGGNFVDFLTNMRMDKAKELLADTDLSIEEISIMVGHVNKAYFTKVFKKVTGSNPGEFRKKRYSRRI; translated from the coding sequence TTGCTGACAGTAATGCTGGTTGATGACGAAGTTAATGTGATTGAAGGTCTGAAAGTCTCTGTGGAATGGGAAAAACATGGATTTAGAATTATTGGCACGGCTTATAATGGGGAAGAGGGCTTTACAAAGGCTATGGAGTATAAACCTGACCTGATAATTACAGATATTACAATGAATAAAATGAATGGAATAGAGTTGGCTGAAAGGATAAGGGAAAAGCAGCCGGAGGTAAGTATTATATTCCTGACATGTCATAAGGACTTTAATTTCGCAAGGAAAGCCGTAAATCTAAACATTGATGAATACCTCATAAAAGATACTATGACTAGAGAAGAAATCTATGCGGCTCTAGCTAAGATCAAAGTCGGTATTGAGGAAAGACAGAAAAAGAAAAAGGCGAAGGAGCTTACAATCGAATTAAATCGCAATCGTTGTCAGCTAAGTGAAATACTTATTAATGAATTACTAAAAAAAGAGTTGGTAGATATACATAGTTTTGAAAGACGATTAAATATTTACAACTACAACTTATCAAAGCAAAAGTATATCCTATCCTTACTTACCATAGACCGATATATTGATCTGTTAAAGAGTAATACCTTTAATAAAGAGGAAGAACTGATACAATTTGCAGTTATAAATGTGGTTGAAGAGATTCTTAAAAAATATGATATCGGAGAAGTATTTCCTAAAAGTGAAAATAGTTATGTGATTATTTTTAATTACAACCCAAATCTTAAAATTAGTATGGATGAAAAAATTGCTGTTGTTTTAAAGGAAATTCAGAGTTGTGTCAAAGAGGTCTTAAAAACAACCTGTACTGCTTATATTGGACGCCAGTTAGGTTCCATGCATGAGTTAAAGAGTGCATATGAAGATATTCTTAGCTTAAAAAACAATAGATTCTATATGCAGGATGGCTTGGTGCTGTATTATTCAAAAAGTGAAGCAAAGTTTTCAAATATTGATTTTCATTATGTAAATGACTTGTTAAAAGAGTTTGATCATCATTTGGATAATCGAAACCTAGAGCTGCTTACGCATCTGGAATATTTGTTTTTTGAAAAAGTGAAGAAGGAAAATATATTTGCAGTTGATGTAAAACTGGTAATTGAAAGATTCGTAAATAGTCTGAAGAAATATCTTCAAAAGAACGTTTTTATGTACCAGCCGGTTCTTCCGGATTCCTATTTAAATCAGCTTAGTTATATGGATAGTGTTCATGAACTAAATGAAACTTTTCACAATTTTTTAAAGAGTGTATTAGAAATTTTAAATAAAAATGCCGCGTTTACCTGTACTCCCGAGATGAAAAAGATTATTCATTATGTTACGGAGAATTTACAGGAGGAAATCAGCCTTGATACTGTAGCTGCTTATGTAAATATGAACAGCAGTTATTTCAGCAGATATTTTAAGAGTAAAACCGGGGGTAATTTTGTTGACTTTCTTACTAATATGAGAATGGATAAGGCAAAAGAACTTTTGGCAGACACGGATTTATCCATCGAAGAAATTTCAATCATGGTAGGACATGTCAATAAAGCTTATTTTACAAAGGTATTTAAGAAGGTTACCGGGTCCAATCCTGGTGAATTCAGAAAAAAGCGATATTCCCGGAGAATTTGA
- a CDS encoding glucosamine-6-phosphate deaminase, which yields MSKDISKVMSKDKQKDNLKLRVYRNRIEMGKAAADAVAERILRLMEVKSEINMVFAAAPSQNEFLAALVTNPEIQWERINAFHLDEYIGLGSEAPQGFGNFLRDRLFGKVGFKSVNYLNGRSNHELLECDRYSKLLKEHPLDIACIGIGENGHLAFNDPPVADFKDKALVKVVKLDEICRMQQVNDGCFLALEQVPTHALTLTIPAIMSAKYIYCMVPGKSKTMAVSQTLDGKISEACPASILRRHEAVELYLDEDSAAGCK from the coding sequence ATGTCAAAGGATATATCAAAGGTTATGTCAAAGGATAAGCAGAAGGACAATCTAAAGCTTCGTGTATATAGAAATAGAATTGAGATGGGAAAAGCTGCAGCGGATGCAGTTGCTGAAAGAATCCTCAGGCTGATGGAGGTTAAAAGTGAAATTAATATGGTATTTGCAGCGGCTCCATCCCAGAATGAATTCCTTGCAGCGTTAGTAACCAATCCGGAAATACAGTGGGAACGGATTAATGCATTTCACCTGGATGAATATATTGGTTTAGGTAGCGAAGCACCACAAGGTTTTGGAAACTTTCTGAGAGATAGACTGTTTGGTAAAGTTGGGTTTAAGTCCGTGAATTATCTGAATGGGAGGAGTAACCATGAGCTCCTTGAATGTGACAGATATTCTAAGCTTTTAAAGGAACATCCTTTGGACATAGCATGTATCGGTATAGGAGAGAATGGTCATCTTGCTTTTAATGACCCGCCGGTAGCGGATTTTAAAGATAAAGCCTTGGTTAAGGTGGTAAAATTAGATGAGATTTGCAGAATGCAGCAGGTAAATGACGGATGCTTTTTAGCCCTTGAGCAGGTGCCGACTCATGCGCTTACGCTTACAATTCCAGCTATAATGTCAGCGAAATATATATACTGTATGGTTCCTGGTAAGTCAAAAACCATGGCAGTGTCGCAAACACTAGATGGTAAAATCTCCGAAGCCTGCCCTGCGTCCATACTCCGAAGGCATGAGGCAGTAGAGTTATATCTGGATGAGGATAGCGCTGCAGGGTGCAAATAG